The segment CTGTACATGGCGAACAGGCCGCCGAAGCCGACCATGCCGGCCGTGACGGCGAACAGCACCTGGGGCCGCTTGAGGGCCGACAGCTCGCCCCTCATGCTGGCCGTGCGGTCACCCGGCTGGTGCGGCACGAACAGCAGCATCATCGCGGCCGCGAGGACGGCGAGGACGACGACCGCCCAGTAGGCGGCCCGCCACCCGAACGCCTGCCCGAGCCAGGTGGCCGCGGGGACGCCCGCGACCGTCGCGACGGAGAGGCCGAGCATGACCCGGCTGACCGCACGACCGCGTCGGTGCGCCGGCACGAGCGAGGCGGCGAGCAGCGAGGCCACGCCGAAGTAGGCACCGTGCGGGAGCCCCGCGAGGAACCGGGCCGCGAGCACGGGCACGTAGCCGCTCGCGAGCGCCGTGACGGCGTTGCCCACGCCGAGCGCCAGGATGAGCCCCACGGCGAGCTCGCGGCGCGGGAGCCGCGCACCGAGCGCCACGATGATCGGAGCCCCGACGACCACGCCGAAGGCGTAGGCCGTGATCACGTGCCCCGTGGTCGGGATCGACTCGTCGATGCCGACGGCGATCTCCTTGAGCAGGCCCATCGTCACGAACTCCGTCGTGCCGATCGCGAACCCGCCGAGCGCGAGCGCGACGATCGCCGCCCCGACGTGCGTGGCACGGGGCGACGGGGTGGCGGTCTCGGCTGCGAGGTCGACGGAGGAGGTCACGTGAAGAGCCAAGCACCTGCCGTCGGCGTGTTGTTCCCGGTGTGCGCGACATCATGCCCGCCGGCGGGCCGAGGCCAGGGGCGAGCGTCCCACCCATCGGTGCCTCAGCAACCGCAGAGGCCCTCCTGACGTTGCAGATCCACCGATGAACCGCTCACTCGACCACGATCGGTGCTTCAGCAACCGCAGGAGCGGTTCTGACGTTGCGGATCCACCGATGGGGGCGAGGGCGGAGGGCTGCACCGCGCGAACGCACGACGCCCCACGACCGGTGGCCGTGGGGCGTCGAGGAGCGTCTGCGGTCAGAGCGACAGCGAGCCCAGCACCTCGGTGAAGGTGGTGGACGGACGCATCACGGCCGTGGCCTTCTCGTCGGACGGCCGGAAGTAGCCACCGATGTCGGCCGGGGAGCCCTGCACCGCGAGCAGCTCGTCGACGATCGTCTGCTCGTTGCTGCGCAGCGCACCGGCGACGTCGGCGAAGGCGGACGCCAGCTCGGCGTCCTCGGTCTGCTTCGCCAGCTCCTCGGCCCAGTAGAGCGCGAGGTAGAAGTGGCTGCCGCGGTTGTCGATCGTGCCGAGCTTGCGGCCGGGCGAGCGGTTCTCGTCGAGGAACGTCCCCGTGGCGCGGTCGAGCGTGTCGGCCAGGATCTGGGCGCGGGCGTTGCCGGCCGTGGTGGCCAGGTGCTCGAAGCTGGCCGCCAGCGCGAAGAACTCACCGAGGCTGTCCCAGCGCAGGTAGTTCTCCTTGACGAGCTGCTGCACGTGCTTGGGTGCCGAGCCGCCCGCGCCGGTCTCGAACAGTCCGCCGCCATTGATGAGCGGCACGACCGACAGCATCTTGGCGCTCGTGCCGAGCTCCAGGATCGGGAACAGGTCGGTGTTGTAGTCGCGCAGCACGTTGCCGGTGACGCTGATCGTGTCCTCGCCGCGACGGATGCGCTCCACCGAGTAGGTGGTCGCCTCCGTCGGCGCCATGATCTCGATCGTCAGGCCGTCGGTGTCGAGCGACGGCAGGTAGTCGTTGACCTTGGCGATGAGGTTGGCGTCGTGGGCGCGGGTCTCGTCGAGCCAGAACACCGCCGGGGCGCCCGTGGCGCGGGCGCGGGTGACGGCGAGCTCGATCCAGTTGCGGATCGGCACGTCCTTCGTCTGGCAGGCGCGCCAGATGTCGTGCGGCTCCACGTCGTGCTCGATGAGCACGGTGCCCGCGGCGTCGACGACCTGGACGGTGCCCGCGGTCTCGATCTCGAACGTCTTGTCGTGGCTGCCGTACTCCTCGGCCGCCTGGGCCATGAGGCCGACGTTCGGCACCGAGCCCATCGTGGTCGGGTCGTACGCGCCGTTGGCCTTGCAGTCCTCGACGACGGCCTGGTAGATGCCGGCGTAGCTGGAGTCGGGGATGACCGCGAGGGTGTCGTGCTCCTGGCCGTCGGCGCCCCACATGTGGCCCGACGTCCGGATCATGGCCGGCATCGACGCATCGACGATGACGTCGCTCGGCACGTGCAGGTTGGTGATGCCCTTGTCGGAGTCGACGTAGGCCAGGCGCGGCCCCTCGGCCAGGCGCTGCTCGAAGGCCGCCTTGATCTCGGCGCCGTTCGACACGGCGTCCAGCCCGGAGAGGATGCCGCCGAGGCCGTCGTTGGCACTGAGTCCCGCCGCGGCGAGGTCGTCGCCGTAGCGCGCGAACACGTCGGCGAAGTAGGCCCGCACCACGTGGCCGAAGATGATCGGGTCGGAGACCTTCATCATCGTGGCCTTCAGGTGCACCGAGAACAGCACGTCGAGGTCCTGGGCGCGCTGGACCTGCTCGGCCAGGAACGCGTCGAGCGCCGCGGCCCGCATGACGGTGGCGTCGACGACCTCACCGGCCAGCACGGGCAGGGAGTCCTTGAGCACGGTCACGGTGCCGTCGGTGGCGACGTGCTGGATCGTCAGGGTGTCGTCGGACCCGAGGACCACGGACTTCTCGTTCGAGCGGAAGTCGTCGGCGCCCATCGTGGCCACCTCGGTCTTGGAGTCGCTGCTCCAGGCGCCCATCGAGTGCGGGTTCTTGCGGGCGTAGGCCTTGACCGACGCGGGGGCGCGGCGGTCGGAGTTGCCCTCACGCAGGACCGGGTTGACCGCACTGCCCTTGACCTTGTCGTAGCGGGCCTTGGCGTCCTTCTCGGCGTCGCTCGACGGGTTGTCGGGGTAGGCCGGCAGGTCGAAGCCCTGCTCCTGCAGCTCCTTGATCGCGGCCTTGAGCTGCGGGATCGAGGCGCTGATGTTGGGCAGCTTGATGATGTTCGCCTCGGGCGTCTTGGCAAGTGCTCCGAGCTCGGCGAGCGCGTCGTCGACCTGCTGGTCGGCGGGCAGCAGGTCCGCGAAGACCGCCAGGATGCGCCCGGACAGGGAGATGTCGCGCGTCTCCACGTCGACGCCGGCCGTCGAGGCGTAGGCCTCGATGACGGGCAGGAACGAGTAGGTCGCCAGCAGCGGGGCCTCGTCGGTGTGCGTGTAGATGATCTTGGCCATCGCGGGCCACTCCTCGGGGTCGGCCGAAAGTCTCTCGACCTCAAGATATCCCTTCGGCGTCGGCGCGCGCCGCCCCGTCCCCCGCCCGGCCCCAGGACCGCTCCGTCCGGTCCCTCACTCGACGGCGGCCACCGCCAGGCGCAGCACGGCCTCGGCCCGCTCGGTGAGCCGGTCCTGGTCGCCGCCGAGCACGTTCGTCGTGACGACCACGCTGCCGAGGTCGGCGGCACCGGCCGCCTGCGTGCCGTACCCACCGGCGAGGCTGCCGAACGCGATCTCCGCCGCCCCGAGTCCGTCGACAGCGGTGACCTCGGGATCCTCCATCACCGACGTCATGCCCGAGCGGTAGGCCGCGTACCCGCCGTTGTCCTCGGCGGGGACGACCCCGTAGGAGCCGCTGACACCGCGCGGGTCCTCCTCGCCGAAGTCGCAGGTGTCGACCGGGCCCGGTTCCGTCGTCACGGTGACGCCGAGCGCGTCGCCGAGCTCCTCGGCCGAGACGAGCGAGCACAGGTCGTCCGGCACGTCGGCGCCTTTCTCGGGCGCCGCCCCGGCGGTGGCCCCGGACGAGGTGCCGGCCGCGGGGTCGTCGCCGGCAGGAGCCTCGCCTCCTCCGCAGACTGCGAGGCCGAGCAGGGCGAGCGTGGCGAGGCCGACGAGGCACGTGCGCATGGGGGTTCCTCCAGGGTCGTGGGCGGCGGCCGGGAGCCGTGGCCCCAGGCTCGGCCCCCCGGGCTGTCGACGGCGATGGGGAAACGGCCTCATCCACCGGCCCGACGGCGGTACCGTCTGACGGTGGGTCGAGTCGACGACGTCTCCCAAGTGGTGGCAGCCCTCCTGTGCGGCGGCCAGGCCGAGGCCGGCAGCGAGGCGGACGAGGCCCAGGACCGCGACGCCTGGCGCGCGCTCGTCGCATTCTGGTTCGGTGGCACCGACGAGACGCTCCAGCACGCCGGCCGTGCCCTCGCGGCGGCCGAGGACCCGCTCGGTCGGGCCCTCGCCCTCGCGACCGTCGGGCTGGCTCGGGCGCGGAATCGCGACCCGGTGCTGACCGACCCGTTCGACGAGCTCGAGCAGGTGCTGCGCGGTCGCGACCAGCGCGATCCCGCCTGGTGGTTCGCCCGGACCCTCGCCGCGGAGGCCGCCCTCACCTGCGCGCAGGTCGACCGCGCCCTCGCCCTGCTCCCCGACTCACAGGTCCCGTCACCGTGGGAGGGCACGGCGGTCGAGGTCCTCCAGCGTCAGCTGCGGGTCCGTGCGCTCGCCTTCGGCGGCAGGATCGACCACGCGCGGCACGAGGTCGATGCGCTCGCGTCCGTCGCCACGACCCACGACCTCGCACGTCTCGCAGCCGGACTGCGCGCGCTCGTGCTGGGGAACGCCGAGCCCGCCGGCGCCGACGCCACCCACGCCCTCGTGGCCGACGTCGCCGCCAGCCCGGTCCGCGACGACCACGTCGGTCGGGGGTCGCTCCTGCTGGCCGCGTTCGGGGCGGTCGCCACCGGCGACGTGCGCAGCGCAGCCACCCTGGTGCTCCGTGCAGGCGGCGACGCCAGCCTCTCGGCGCTCACCGTGGTGGACCAGGCCCTCGGGCTCGAGCTGCTCGTGGCCGTCGGCGAGCTCGACGGCGACCAGGAGGCCGTCCGCGCCTGGGCCAGCCTCGCCGCCCCGCTCGCAGCACATCCGGCGGCGGCGTCCACGGTGCTCAGGATCCGCGCTCGCGAGGCTGCGCTGCTCGGAGACGCCGGTGCGGCGGTCCTGCTCGCCGAGCAGGCCGTCGAGTCAGCCGAGGCAGCAGGTCGGGCCGTCGAGGCAGCCGAGGGTCGCGTGGTGCTGGCCCGGTCCCACCTGCTCGCCCGGCAGGTCAAGGAGGCCACCCGCACGCTGCGTGAGGCCGTCTCCGTCGCCGACCCCGGCGGCCACGCCGCGGTGCGTCGCTCGGCGTCCCAGGTCCTGAGCACGGCAGGTCGGCGCCTGCCCCCGGTCAGCGCCGGCGGCTGGTCCGTGCTCTCGCCCCGTGAGCGCGACGTGGCCGACCTCGTGCTGCGTGGCCTGGACCAGCACGCCATCGCGCAGTCGCTGTTCCTCTCCCCCGGCACCGTGCGTTCCCACGTCTCCCGCATCCTCTGCGCCTTCGGCGTCGGCACCCGCGTCGGTCTGTTGTCCGCGGTCGGCCCACGCGGTGACGACCCCGGTCGCGACCCCGACGACCTCACGCCCCGTCAGCGCGACGTGGTCGGGCTGCTCGCGCAGGGGCGCAGCAACGTCGAGGTCGCCGCCGCGCTGGAGATCAGCGTCAAGGCGGTCGAGAAGCACGTCAGCGACGCCCTGGTCCGGTGGGACGCCGCCAGCCGATTCGAGCTTGCCCGGCAGTGGTTGAGGGCCGAGGCGGCAGTACCGGCCCCGCCCGCGGCGACGGAGCCCTCGCCCGCCGGCGCGTGACCTCGACTCGCGACTTCCGGGTTCCCGGGTGACGGTGGAGGGACACAGACTTCGAAGGAGCGGACCATGACGCACCACGTCCCCCAGCCCGACGACGGCACGGCCGTCGCGACCGCACCCACCCCCGAGGCCCAGAAGGGCTCGACCACCGAGACCGGCGCACCCGCCGGCTCGGACCGCAACAGCCTGACCCTCGGCGCCGACGGCCCGATCCTGCTCCACGACCGGCACCTGCTGGAGCAGATGGCCCACTTCAACCGTGAGCGCGTGCCCGAGCGCAACGTGCACGCCAAGGGCTCCGGCGCCTTCGGCACCTTCACGACGACCGAGGACGTGAGCGCGTACACCAAGGCCGCGCTCTTCCAGCCCGGCGTCGAGACCGAGATGCTGGCGCGGTTCTCCACCGTCGCGGGCGAGCAGGGCTCCCCCGACACCTGGCGCGACCCGCGCGGCTTCGCGCTGAAGTTCTACACGACCGAGGGCAACTACAACCTCGTCGGCAACAACACCCCGGTCTTCTTCGTCCGCGACACGATGAAGTTCCAGCACTTCATCCGCAGCCAGAAGCGACGCGGCGCCAGCGGGCTGCGCGACAACCACATGCAGTGGGACTTCTGGTCGCTCAACCCCGAGTCCGCGCACCAGGTGACCTACCTGATGGGTGATCGCGGCATCCCGCGCTCCTGGCGGCACATGAACGGCTACGGCTCGCACACCTTCCTGTGGATCAACGAGGCCGGTGACAAGCACTGGGTCAAGTACCACTTCCACAGCCAGCAGGGCGTGCAGGGACTCACCGGCGAGGACGCCGACACGATCGCCGGCCACGACGCCGACTTCCACCGTCGCGACCTGTTCGAGTCCATCGACGCCGGAGAGTTCCCGTCGTGGCGCCTGTCGGTGCAGCTCATGCCGTACGAGGACGCGAAGACCTACCGGCTCAACCCGTTCGACCTCACCAAGGTGTGGCCGCACGAGGACTACCCGCTGGTCGAGGTCGGGACCATGACCCTGAACCGGAACCCGGAGAACTTCTTCGCCGAGATCGAGCAGGCGGCCTTCGAGCCGTCGGCGATCGTGCCGGGCATCGGATTCAGCCCCGACAAGATGCTGCTGGGCCGAGTGTTCTCCTACTCCGACACCCAGCGCTACCGCATCGGGCCGAACTACCACCAGCTGCCGGTGAACCGGCCGAAGAACGTGGCGCACCACAACACCTACACGTTCGACGGTCCCATGGCCTACGACCACAGCGGCGACGAGGCGAAGTACGCGCCCAACAGCGAGGGGCGCGGCTACAGCGACGAGACCGGACCCGTCGACGACGGCTGGGAGGCCGACGGAGCGATGGTGCGCCAGGCCTACACCCTCCGCCCGGACGACGACGACTTCAGCCAGGCCGGCGCCCTCGTGCGCGACGTCTGGGACGACGCCCAGCGCGAGCGGTTCGTCGAGACCGTGGCCGGCCACCTGCTCGGCGGGGTGAAGGGCGACGTCCTGGAGCGGGCCTTCGACTACTGGAAGAACGTCGATGCCGACACCGGCAAGCAGATCGAGGAGCTCACGCGGGCCGGCCTCGGGGGCGACAACCCCGGCGGTGAGGACGACCAGGCCAAGGACCTGACCGCCAACGCCCTCGTCGAGACCCGCACCCACGCCGGCTGACCCTCCGTGACGTGACGGCCCCCCTGCACGCGCAGGGGGGCCTGCGTTACGTTCGTCACAGTGCCCTGGTCCGGGCGCCCCTCGGCTCATCCGCACCTCAGCTCATCCGTACAGACCTCCGTCGCCCCACCACCTCAAGGAGCATCGAGTGACCACTCCCGTCAAGGTCGCCGTCACCGGCGCCGCCGGCCAGATCGGCTACAGCCTCCTCTTCCGGATCGCCTCCGGCGCCCTGCTCGGACCCGACACCCCGGTCCAGCTGCGGCTGCTCGAGATCACCCCGGCCCTCAAGGCGCTCGAGGGCGTCGTGATGGAGCTCGACGACTGCGCCTTCACCACGCTCGACTCCGTCGAGATCGGTGACGACGCCGAGCACATCTTCGACGGCGTCAACCTGGCCCTGCTCGTGGGCGCCCGCCCCCGCACCAAGGGCATGGAGCGCGGCGACCTGCTCGAGGCCAACGGCGCGATCTTCACCGCCCAGGGCAAGGCCCTCAACGCGGTCGCGGCCGACGACGTGCGCATCGGCGTCACCGGCAACCCGGCGAACACCAACGCGCTCATCGCCATGAGCAACGCGCCCGACATCCCGCGCGAGCGCTTCAGCGCCCTGACGCGGCTCGACCACAACCGCGCACTCAGCCAGCTGGCCGCCAAGACCGGCTCGAAGATCGGCGACATCACGAAGCTGACCATCTGGGGCAACCACTCCGCCACGCAGTACCCGGACGTCTTCCACGCCGAGATCGGTGGCCGTCCCGCCGCCGAGGTCGTCGACGACCAGGCCTGGATCGAGGACACCTTCATCCCGACCGTCGCCAAGCGCGGCGCGGCCATCATCGAGGCGCGCGGCGCCTCGTCGGCCGCCTCCGCCGCGTCGGCCACCATCGACGCCGCCCGCGACTGGCTGCACGGCACGCCCAAGGGCGACTGGGCCTCCATGGCCGTCGTCTCCGACGGCTCCTACGGCGTCCCCGAGGGCCTGATCTACTCCTACCCCGTCACCACGAGCAACGGTGACTGGGAGATCGTCCAGGGCCTGGAGATCGACGACTTCAGCCGGGCGCGCATGGACGCCACCGCGGCCGAGCTGGTCGAGGAGCGCGACGCGGTCAAGGAGCTCGGCCTGATCTGAGCTCCACCCTCAGCACGACGCACGGTCCCCTCCCACCCGGACGGGGACCGTGCGTCGTTCGTGCCCTGCCTCAGGCCGGCGGGCTGTTCCCTGCCTCAGGCCGGCGGGCTGTTCCCTGCCTCAGGCCGGCGGGCTGTTCCCTGCCTCAGGCCGGCGGGCCGGGCGGCACGATCAGGGCCAGCAGGCTCAGGCTCGCGCCCAGCACCGTCATCCAGACGATGTCGAACGTCCGGCCGCGCACCCGGAGCATCCCCACGTGGTCCGGTGGCACCACCACACGGGCGATCGCGCCCAGCACGAACGTCACGCCCACCACCATCAGGCCGGCCCGCCAGGCGCCGAACGCCACGAGGACGAGCCCGACCGCCACCCCCACGAGCAGGAGCAGGTAGATCTGCGATCCGCGGCTGCGCGGCAGAGGCACCTTCACCGCGCCGTCATCCCCGGCTCGCGACGATCTTCTCGGCCTCGTCGACCACGTTGCTCAGCAGCATCGCCCGCGTCATCGGACCCACGCCGCCGGGATTGGGGGCCACCCAGCCGGCCACGTCCATCACGCCGGGGTGCAGGTCGCCGACGATCTTGCCGGCCTCGTCGCGGCTGACCCCGACGTCGAGCAGG is part of the Aeromicrobium sp. Leaf245 genome and harbors:
- a CDS encoding MFS transporter, with the translated sequence MTSSVDLAAETATPSPRATHVGAAIVALALGGFAIGTTEFVTMGLLKEIAVGIDESIPTTGHVITAYAFGVVVGAPIIVALGARLPRRELAVGLILALGVGNAVTALASGYVPVLAARFLAGLPHGAYFGVASLLAASLVPAHRRGRAVSRVMLGLSVATVAGVPAATWLGQAFGWRAAYWAVVVLAVLAAAMMLLFVPHQPGDRTASMRGELSALKRPQVLFAVTAGMVGFGGLFAMYSYVAPIVTDVTGLADATIPWFLLAFGVGSVLGSWLAGPLADWDVPRLVIGGFIATVVVLVLFHQTAGMAVWAALGVFAIGALGSLVAIGLQIRLMDAAGDAQMLGAALNHSALNIANGLGAWLGGVVIAAGYGYRAPSLVGAGLAIAGLVIFVVGLGAQRRSRGAASEASPAAG
- a CDS encoding NADP-dependent isocitrate dehydrogenase encodes the protein MAKIIYTHTDEAPLLATYSFLPVIEAYASTAGVDVETRDISLSGRILAVFADLLPADQQVDDALAELGALAKTPEANIIKLPNISASIPQLKAAIKELQEQGFDLPAYPDNPSSDAEKDAKARYDKVKGSAVNPVLREGNSDRRAPASVKAYARKNPHSMGAWSSDSKTEVATMGADDFRSNEKSVVLGSDDTLTIQHVATDGTVTVLKDSLPVLAGEVVDATVMRAAALDAFLAEQVQRAQDLDVLFSVHLKATMMKVSDPIIFGHVVRAYFADVFARYGDDLAAAGLSANDGLGGILSGLDAVSNGAEIKAAFEQRLAEGPRLAYVDSDKGITNLHVPSDVIVDASMPAMIRTSGHMWGADGQEHDTLAVIPDSSYAGIYQAVVEDCKANGAYDPTTMGSVPNVGLMAQAAEEYGSHDKTFEIETAGTVQVVDAAGTVLIEHDVEPHDIWRACQTKDVPIRNWIELAVTRARATGAPAVFWLDETRAHDANLIAKVNDYLPSLDTDGLTIEIMAPTEATTYSVERIRRGEDTISVTGNVLRDYNTDLFPILELGTSAKMLSVVPLINGGGLFETGAGGSAPKHVQQLVKENYLRWDSLGEFFALAASFEHLATTAGNARAQILADTLDRATGTFLDENRSPGRKLGTIDNRGSHFYLALYWAEELAKQTEDAELASAFADVAGALRSNEQTIVDELLAVQGSPADIGGYFRPSDEKATAVMRPSTTFTEVLGSLSL
- a CDS encoding LuxR family transcriptional regulator; protein product: MGRVDDVSQVVAALLCGGQAEAGSEADEAQDRDAWRALVAFWFGGTDETLQHAGRALAAAEDPLGRALALATVGLARARNRDPVLTDPFDELEQVLRGRDQRDPAWWFARTLAAEAALTCAQVDRALALLPDSQVPSPWEGTAVEVLQRQLRVRALAFGGRIDHARHEVDALASVATTHDLARLAAGLRALVLGNAEPAGADATHALVADVAASPVRDDHVGRGSLLLAAFGAVATGDVRSAATLVLRAGGDASLSALTVVDQALGLELLVAVGELDGDQEAVRAWASLAAPLAAHPAAASTVLRIRAREAALLGDAGAAVLLAEQAVESAEAAGRAVEAAEGRVVLARSHLLARQVKEATRTLREAVSVADPGGHAAVRRSASQVLSTAGRRLPPVSAGGWSVLSPRERDVADLVLRGLDQHAIAQSLFLSPGTVRSHVSRILCAFGVGTRVGLLSAVGPRGDDPGRDPDDLTPRQRDVVGLLAQGRSNVEVAAALEISVKAVEKHVSDALVRWDAASRFELARQWLRAEAAVPAPPAATEPSPAGA
- a CDS encoding catalase, giving the protein MTHHVPQPDDGTAVATAPTPEAQKGSTTETGAPAGSDRNSLTLGADGPILLHDRHLLEQMAHFNRERVPERNVHAKGSGAFGTFTTTEDVSAYTKAALFQPGVETEMLARFSTVAGEQGSPDTWRDPRGFALKFYTTEGNYNLVGNNTPVFFVRDTMKFQHFIRSQKRRGASGLRDNHMQWDFWSLNPESAHQVTYLMGDRGIPRSWRHMNGYGSHTFLWINEAGDKHWVKYHFHSQQGVQGLTGEDADTIAGHDADFHRRDLFESIDAGEFPSWRLSVQLMPYEDAKTYRLNPFDLTKVWPHEDYPLVEVGTMTLNRNPENFFAEIEQAAFEPSAIVPGIGFSPDKMLLGRVFSYSDTQRYRIGPNYHQLPVNRPKNVAHHNTYTFDGPMAYDHSGDEAKYAPNSEGRGYSDETGPVDDGWEADGAMVRQAYTLRPDDDDFSQAGALVRDVWDDAQRERFVETVAGHLLGGVKGDVLERAFDYWKNVDADTGKQIEELTRAGLGGDNPGGEDDQAKDLTANALVETRTHAG
- a CDS encoding malate dehydrogenase: MTTPVKVAVTGAAGQIGYSLLFRIASGALLGPDTPVQLRLLEITPALKALEGVVMELDDCAFTTLDSVEIGDDAEHIFDGVNLALLVGARPRTKGMERGDLLEANGAIFTAQGKALNAVAADDVRIGVTGNPANTNALIAMSNAPDIPRERFSALTRLDHNRALSQLAAKTGSKIGDITKLTIWGNHSATQYPDVFHAEIGGRPAAEVVDDQAWIEDTFIPTVAKRGAAIIEARGASSAASAASATIDAARDWLHGTPKGDWASMAVVSDGSYGVPEGLIYSYPVTTSNGDWEIVQGLEIDDFSRARMDATAAELVEERDAVKELGLI
- a CDS encoding DUF3017 domain-containing protein gives rise to the protein MKVPLPRSRGSQIYLLLLVGVAVGLVLVAFGAWRAGLMVVGVTFVLGAIARVVVPPDHVGMLRVRGRTFDIVWMTVLGASLSLLALIVPPGPPA